Proteins from one Piscinibacter lacus genomic window:
- a CDS encoding LysE family translocator, with amino-acid sequence MPLNELLALLLLATTMTFTPGPNTVLVTALAARHGLRAALPFCLAVPSGWLLLMAAVASGVGALVAAEPALRGALKLLGLAYLLSLAWRLARAEAGPAATPTREQPLGYREGVLLQFLNLKAWMFALTLSAGWVLPRPGEEGTALPRLLTVLAVMAFYGFGSNFSYAVLGAALRGWLAGGPVPGRRMRRFNRVSALLLALTALWMLRFDGPVPG; translated from the coding sequence ATGCCCTTGAACGAGCTGCTGGCCCTGCTGCTGCTGGCCACGACGATGACCTTCACCCCCGGCCCCAACACCGTGCTGGTCACGGCCCTGGCTGCCCGCCACGGCCTGCGCGCCGCCCTGCCCTTCTGCCTGGCCGTGCCCAGCGGCTGGCTGCTGCTGATGGCGGCGGTGGCCAGCGGGGTGGGCGCGCTGGTGGCAGCCGAGCCGGCGCTGCGCGGCGCGCTCAAGCTGCTGGGCCTGGCCTATCTGCTCAGCCTGGCCTGGCGCCTGGCTCGGGCCGAGGCCGGCCCGGCGGCCACCCCGACGCGCGAGCAGCCGCTCGGCTACCGCGAAGGCGTGCTGCTCCAGTTTCTCAACCTCAAGGCCTGGATGTTTGCGCTCACCCTCAGCGCCGGCTGGGTGCTGCCGCGGCCGGGCGAGGAGGGCACGGCCCTGCCGCGCCTGCTGACCGTGCTGGCGGTGATGGCCTTCTACGGCTTCGGCAGCAACTTCAGCTATGCCGTGCTCGGCGCCGCCCTGCGTGGCTGGCTGGCTGGCGGGCCGGTGCCGGGGCGCCGGATGCGGCGCTTCAACCGCGTCTCGGCCCTGCTGCTGGCCCTGACGGCGCTGTGGATGCTGCGCTTCGACGGCCCCGTGCCCGGCTGA
- a CDS encoding potassium transporter Kup has protein sequence MSANHDPQASRASLAAAALAAIGVVYGDIGTSPLYALKEVFNHGHVEFTPDNMLGVLSLVFWTLTVIVSFKYVALILRADNNGEGGLIAMLALASTAVKDKPRLRRGLLILGIFGTAVFYGDGVITPAISVLSAIEGLEVAAPGLRRWVLPLTLLVLTLLFAAQRFGTAAVGRYFGPFTALWFAVLALLGLVHIVQNPAVLAALSPHHALGFVWNHPGTAFFALGAIVLCVTGAEALYADMGHFGKRPIRMAWFFWVMPALVLNYFGQGAMLLAHPENIKNPFYEMAPTWALYPLIGMATGATVIASQALITAAFSVTKQAIQLGYLPRLRILHTSVKSTGQIYIPFVNWGLYAGIVLAVVTFGSSTKLAAAYGIAVTTDMLITTVMTFFVIRHAWGYPWLLCVLATVFFFIVDALFFAANAVKILDGGWFPLAIGAFMFTLMMTWKQGRALMADRLRDDAIELRGFLESVFLSPPLRVPGTAVFLSAEKDVTPNALLHNLKHNKVLHEQNLFVNVQHHEVPWIGFDRRVQIEPLGHDCWQVTLHFGFKNDPDVPEALQQLVGRGCQLDEMETSYFLSRDIVIPSVGSGMALWREKLFASMHRNAAAAADFLNLPTNRVVELGSKIEI, from the coding sequence GTGTCCGCAAACCATGACCCCCAGGCCAGTCGCGCCTCGCTCGCGGCCGCCGCCCTCGCCGCCATCGGCGTGGTGTACGGCGACATCGGCACCAGCCCGCTGTACGCGCTCAAGGAAGTCTTCAACCACGGACATGTCGAGTTCACGCCCGACAACATGCTGGGCGTGCTGTCCCTGGTGTTCTGGACGCTGACGGTCATCGTCTCCTTCAAGTACGTCGCGCTCATCCTGCGCGCCGACAACAACGGCGAGGGCGGCCTGATCGCCATGCTGGCCTTGGCCTCCACCGCCGTGAAGGACAAGCCCCGGCTGCGCCGCGGCTTGCTGATCCTGGGCATCTTCGGCACGGCGGTCTTCTATGGCGACGGCGTGATCACGCCGGCCATCTCGGTGCTCTCGGCCATCGAGGGCCTGGAGGTCGCCGCGCCCGGCCTGCGCCGCTGGGTGCTGCCCCTCACCCTGCTGGTGCTGACCCTGCTGTTTGCCGCGCAGCGCTTCGGCACGGCGGCAGTGGGCCGCTACTTCGGGCCCTTCACGGCGCTGTGGTTCGCGGTGCTGGCCCTGCTCGGCCTGGTGCACATCGTGCAGAACCCGGCGGTGCTGGCGGCGCTCAGCCCCCACCATGCCCTGGGCTTCGTCTGGAACCATCCCGGCACGGCCTTCTTCGCGCTCGGCGCCATCGTGCTGTGCGTGACCGGCGCCGAGGCCCTGTATGCCGACATGGGCCACTTCGGCAAGCGGCCCATCCGCATGGCCTGGTTCTTCTGGGTGATGCCGGCCCTGGTGCTGAACTACTTCGGCCAGGGCGCGATGCTGCTGGCCCATCCCGAGAACATCAAGAATCCCTTCTACGAGATGGCGCCGACCTGGGCGCTCTACCCGCTGATCGGCATGGCCACCGGCGCCACGGTGATCGCCTCGCAGGCCCTGATCACCGCGGCCTTCTCGGTGACCAAGCAGGCCATCCAGCTCGGCTACCTGCCGCGGCTGCGCATCCTGCACACCTCCGTCAAGTCCACCGGCCAGATCTACATCCCCTTCGTGAACTGGGGCCTGTATGCCGGCATCGTGCTGGCGGTGGTGACCTTCGGCTCCAGCACCAAGCTGGCCGCGGCCTACGGCATCGCGGTGACGACCGACATGCTCATCACCACGGTGATGACCTTCTTCGTGATCCGCCATGCCTGGGGCTACCCCTGGCTGCTGTGCGTCCTGGCGACGGTCTTCTTCTTCATCGTCGATGCGCTCTTCTTTGCCGCCAATGCGGTGAAGATCCTCGATGGCGGCTGGTTCCCCCTGGCCATCGGCGCCTTCATGTTCACGCTGATGATGACCTGGAAGCAGGGCCGCGCCCTGATGGCCGACCGCCTGCGCGACGATGCCATCGAGCTGCGCGGCTTCCTCGAATCCGTCTTCCTCAGCCCGCCGCTGCGCGTGCCCGGCACGGCCGTTTTTCTCAGCGCCGAGAAGGACGTGACGCCCAATGCCCTGCTGCACAACCTCAAGCACAACAAGGTGCTGCACGAGCAGAACCTGTTCGTGAACGTGCAGCACCACGAGGTGCCGTGGATCGGTTTCGACCGCCGCGTGCAGATCGAGCCGCTCGGCCACGACTGCTGGCAGGTCACACTGCACTTCGGCTTCAAGAACGACCCCGACGTGCCCGAGGCCCTGCAACAGCTCGTCGGCCGCGGCTGCCAGCTCGACGAGATGGAGACCAGCTACTTCCTCAGCCGCGACATCGTCATTCCCTCGGTCGGCTCGGGCATGGCGCTGTGGCGCGAGAAGCTCTTCGCCAGCATGCATCGCAATGCCGCGGCGGCGGCGGACTTCCTCAACCTGCCGACCAACCGCGTCGTCGAGCTGGGCTCCAAGATCGAGATCTGA
- a CDS encoding ATP-binding cassette domain-containing protein, which translates to MALLSLTDAQLAYGHWALLDRASLSLEAGERLGLIGRNGTGKSSLLKILAGLEKLDDGLLQQQQGLRRHYLPQEPSFAPEATIFDAVSEGVAEAKALRERYEAHQDGDDLDAIQTRIEALDGWTWEQRVDATLQRLALDPARRVDSLSGGLKKRVALAQALVAQPDVLFLDEPTNHLDLDAIVWLQELLAEWRGALIVVTHDRSFLDAVATRIIELDRGILRSYPGRYSAYEATKQRELESEALLNARADKLLAQEEVWVRQGVEARRTRSVARIGRLEGLRAARAARRDQVGRVKLDLDAGERSGQLVAVLEGVSKAWPRPDGSLRQVVSGLDLTVLRGDRLGIVGPNGAGKTTLLKLILGNLAPDEGVVRTGTKRTVAYFDQLREVLDPEKTLAETISPGSDWVEIGNARKHVIGYLGDFLFPPQRANAPVRTLSGGERNRLLLARLFAQPANVLVLDEPTNDLDIETLELLEELLASYPGTVFLVSHDRRFVDAVVTSVLVAEGAEGEGRWKEYEGGIEDWLVQSRRAAALQATAAKAARSAAPVAPVAAAVAPPPPAAAPAVARRKLSYKEQRELDALPERLAALEAEQKALEARLADPGLYATLGSSDYAALQARHAALDEELLAALERWEALGG; encoded by the coding sequence ATGGCCCTGCTCTCGCTCACCGACGCCCAGCTCGCCTACGGCCACTGGGCCCTGCTCGACCGCGCCAGCCTCAGCCTGGAGGCGGGTGAACGGCTGGGGCTGATCGGCCGCAATGGCACCGGCAAGTCCTCGCTGCTGAAGATCCTGGCCGGGCTGGAAAAGCTCGACGACGGCCTGCTCCAGCAGCAGCAGGGCCTGCGCCGCCACTACCTGCCGCAGGAGCCGAGCTTCGCGCCCGAGGCCACCATCTTCGATGCGGTGTCCGAGGGCGTGGCCGAGGCCAAGGCCTTGCGCGAACGCTACGAGGCCCACCAGGATGGCGACGACCTCGACGCCATCCAGACCCGCATCGAGGCCCTGGACGGCTGGACCTGGGAGCAGCGCGTCGACGCCACCCTGCAGCGCCTGGCGCTGGATCCGGCGCGCCGGGTCGACAGCCTGTCGGGCGGCCTGAAGAAGCGGGTCGCGCTGGCCCAGGCCCTGGTGGCCCAGCCCGATGTGCTCTTCCTCGACGAGCCGACCAACCACCTGGACCTGGACGCCATCGTCTGGCTGCAAGAGCTGCTGGCCGAATGGCGCGGCGCGCTGATCGTGGTGACCCACGACCGCAGCTTCCTCGACGCGGTGGCCACCCGCATCATCGAGCTGGACCGCGGCATCCTGCGCAGCTACCCCGGCCGCTACAGCGCCTACGAGGCCACCAAGCAGCGCGAGCTGGAGTCCGAGGCCCTGCTCAATGCCCGCGCTGACAAGCTGCTGGCGCAGGAGGAAGTCTGGGTGCGCCAGGGCGTCGAGGCCCGCCGCACGCGCAGCGTGGCCCGCATCGGCCGGCTCGAAGGCCTGCGCGCGGCGCGCGCCGCGCGGCGCGACCAGGTCGGCCGCGTCAAGCTGGACCTGGATGCCGGCGAGCGCAGCGGCCAGCTGGTGGCCGTGCTCGAAGGCGTCAGCAAGGCCTGGCCGCGGCCCGACGGCAGCCTGCGCCAGGTGGTGAGCGGGCTGGACCTGACCGTGCTGCGCGGCGACCGCCTCGGCATCGTCGGCCCCAACGGCGCGGGCAAGACCACGCTGCTCAAGCTCATCCTCGGCAACCTGGCGCCCGACGAGGGTGTCGTCCGCACCGGCACCAAGCGCACGGTGGCCTACTTCGACCAGTTGCGCGAGGTGCTGGACCCGGAGAAGACCCTGGCCGAAACCATCAGCCCGGGCAGCGACTGGGTCGAGATCGGCAACGCGCGCAAGCATGTGATCGGCTACCTCGGCGATTTCCTCTTCCCGCCGCAGCGCGCGAATGCGCCGGTCCGCACCCTGTCGGGCGGCGAGCGCAACCGCCTGCTGCTGGCCCGGCTGTTCGCGCAGCCGGCCAATGTGCTGGTGCTCGACGAGCCGACCAACGACCTCGACATCGAGACCCTGGAGCTGCTGGAGGAGCTGCTCGCCAGCTACCCCGGCACCGTCTTCCTGGTCAGCCACGACCGGCGCTTCGTCGATGCGGTGGTGACCAGCGTGCTGGTCGCCGAAGGCGCCGAGGGCGAGGGCCGCTGGAAGGAATACGAAGGCGGCATCGAGGACTGGCTGGTCCAGTCGCGCCGCGCCGCCGCGCTGCAAGCCACCGCAGCCAAGGCCGCGCGCAGTGCGGCGCCGGTCGCGCCGGTGGCTGCCGCGGTCGCGCCGCCGCCGCCCGCCGCGGCGCCCGCCGTCGCGCGGCGCAAGCTCAGCTACAAGGAGCAGCGCGAGCTGGACGCCCTGCCCGAGCGCCTGGCCGCGCTGGAGGCCGAGCAGAAGGCGCTGGAAGCGCGGCTGGCCGATCCCGGCCTCTACGCCACCCTCGGCAGCAGCGACTACGCCGCCCTGCAGGCCCGCCATGCGGCGCTGGACGAGGAACTGCTCGCCGCGCTCGAACGCTGGGAAGCGCTGGGCGGCTGA
- the gshB gene encoding glutathione synthase: MDLLFVADPLESFKIAKDSTFAMMRAATARGHRLMACTPRDLMWQSGGPVTAYVRDIALGGTEAAWFQAAQQVPDERPQPLAEVDAVIMRKDPPFDAEYVYATHLLEQAEREGACVLNRPRALRDHPEKLAILEFPQLIPPTLVTRDAADIRRFHAAHGDLILKPLDGMGGMGIFRVREDGLNLGSIVETLNRHGAQTVMVQRFEPAIAQGDKRILLIEGVPLPWVLARIPQGSEVRGNLAAGGKGVVQALTDSDRRIAEAVGPLLAARGLTLVGLDVIGERLTEINVTSPTGFQEITKASGLDVGALFIDAVERRVQAARAAR, translated from the coding sequence TTGGACCTGCTCTTCGTCGCCGACCCGCTGGAAAGCTTCAAGATCGCGAAGGACTCGACCTTCGCGATGATGCGTGCCGCCACCGCCCGCGGCCACCGCCTGATGGCCTGCACGCCGCGCGACCTGATGTGGCAGTCCGGCGGCCCGGTTACCGCCTATGTGCGCGACATCGCCCTCGGCGGCACCGAGGCCGCCTGGTTCCAGGCCGCCCAGCAGGTGCCCGACGAGCGGCCGCAGCCGCTGGCCGAAGTCGACGCGGTGATCATGCGCAAGGATCCGCCCTTCGACGCCGAGTACGTCTACGCCACCCACCTGCTGGAGCAGGCCGAGCGCGAAGGCGCCTGCGTGCTGAACCGCCCGCGCGCCCTGCGCGACCACCCCGAGAAGCTCGCGATCCTGGAGTTTCCGCAGCTCATCCCGCCGACCCTGGTGACGCGCGACGCGGCCGACATTCGGCGCTTCCATGCCGCGCACGGCGACCTGATCCTCAAGCCGCTCGACGGCATGGGCGGCATGGGCATCTTCCGCGTGCGCGAGGACGGCCTGAACCTCGGCAGCATCGTCGAGACCCTGAACCGCCACGGCGCGCAGACGGTGATGGTGCAGCGCTTCGAGCCGGCCATCGCCCAGGGCGACAAGCGCATCCTGCTGATCGAGGGCGTGCCCCTGCCCTGGGTGCTGGCGCGCATTCCCCAGGGCAGCGAGGTGCGCGGCAACCTGGCCGCCGGCGGCAAGGGCGTGGTGCAGGCGCTGACGGACAGCGACCGCCGCATCGCCGAAGCCGTCGGCCCGCTGCTGGCCGCGCGCGGCCTCACGCTGGTCGGCCTGGATGTGATCGGCGAGCGCCTGACCGAGATCAATGTCACCAGCCCGACCGGCTTCCAGGAGATCACGAAGGCCAGCGGCCTGGACGTGGGCGCGCTGTTCATCGATGCGGTCGAGCGCCGGGTGCAGGCCGCCCGGGCCGCCCGCTGA
- a CDS encoding tetratricopeptide repeat protein produces MPPRAPVPLSPQDTQALIALAQAGRWPQLEAQARKALGKHPEALLLHNLLGSALNEQGRHAAAVLSFQRAVQLAPQAPELRFNLAVAQAAAGQLAEAVTSYRAVLAARPDLTVAHYNLGTTLQRLGRLDEAEAAFRAALAQAPGTVETLGNLGAVLQAQGRLDEAVDHYREALRQRELPRLRHNLGTALRSQGRLDEAAEAFEAALRGAPEPALAADTHTRLGETRWDQGRVDEAVAAYRAALALDPAHAAAHYALGVVAFDGGQLEAALACFEQTTLHDAAERRLYALYKLGRTEAFRSQLARLLAAGPHRAPLVATLSAHHAHEHGLPDPCGFCPEPIRAIHHGRLDALAEPDSPLRAALLRDLREAKIAERKQGRLHHGVQSAGHLFKRPEASFRALAELLRDALLAYRAGLDPALGVYARDFPAEPVFSGAWSVAMRRGGHLSAHIHEEGWLSGVVYLQVPEPPPGRQDGAIAFSLDGDGYPRQRADWPETVLQPRAGDVVFFPSSLFHRTLPFDGETERICIAFDLAPA; encoded by the coding sequence ATGCCGCCCCGCGCCCCCGTTCCGCTCTCGCCCCAGGACACGCAGGCCCTGATCGCCCTGGCCCAGGCCGGCCGCTGGCCGCAGCTTGAAGCCCAGGCGCGCAAGGCCCTGGGCAAGCACCCCGAGGCCCTGCTGCTGCACAACCTGCTGGGCAGTGCGCTCAACGAGCAGGGCCGCCATGCCGCCGCTGTGCTCAGCTTCCAGCGGGCGGTGCAGCTTGCGCCGCAGGCGCCCGAGCTGCGCTTCAACCTGGCCGTGGCCCAGGCCGCCGCCGGCCAGCTTGCCGAGGCGGTGACCAGCTACCGCGCCGTGCTCGCGGCCCGGCCGGATCTGACCGTGGCGCACTACAACCTGGGCACCACCCTGCAGCGTCTGGGCCGGCTGGACGAGGCCGAGGCCGCCTTCCGCGCCGCCCTGGCCCAGGCGCCCGGAACGGTCGAGACCCTGGGCAACCTGGGCGCCGTGCTGCAAGCCCAGGGCCGGCTGGACGAGGCCGTCGACCATTACCGCGAGGCCCTGCGCCAGCGCGAACTGCCGCGGCTGCGCCACAACCTGGGCACCGCGCTGCGCAGCCAGGGCCGGCTTGACGAAGCGGCCGAGGCCTTCGAGGCCGCGCTGCGCGGCGCGCCCGAGCCGGCCCTGGCCGCCGACACCCACACCCGCCTGGGCGAGACCCGCTGGGACCAGGGCCGCGTCGACGAGGCCGTGGCCGCCTACCGCGCCGCGCTGGCCCTCGACCCGGCGCATGCCGCGGCGCACTACGCCCTGGGCGTGGTCGCCTTCGACGGCGGCCAGCTCGAAGCCGCGCTGGCCTGCTTCGAGCAGACCACGCTGCACGATGCCGCCGAGCGCCGGCTCTACGCCCTCTACAAGCTCGGCCGCACCGAGGCCTTCCGCAGCCAGTTGGCCCGCCTGCTGGCCGCCGGGCCGCACCGTGCGCCGCTGGTGGCCACCCTGTCGGCCCATCATGCGCACGAGCATGGCCTGCCCGACCCCTGCGGCTTCTGCCCCGAGCCCATCCGCGCCATTCACCACGGCCGCCTCGACGCCCTGGCCGAGCCCGACAGCCCCCTGCGCGCCGCCCTGCTGCGCGACCTGCGCGAGGCCAAGATCGCCGAGCGCAAGCAGGGCCGGCTCCACCACGGCGTGCAGTCCGCCGGCCACTTGTTCAAGCGACCCGAAGCCTCCTTCCGCGCCCTGGCCGAGCTGCTGCGCGACGCGCTGCTGGCCTACCGCGCCGGCCTCGATCCGGCGCTCGGCGTCTATGCCCGCGACTTCCCGGCCGAGCCGGTCTTCAGCGGTGCCTGGTCGGTGGCCATGCGGCGCGGCGGCCACCTGAGCGCGCACATCCACGAGGAGGGCTGGCTGTCCGGCGTGGTCTACCTGCAAGTGCCCGAGCCGCCGCCGGGCCGGCAGGACGGCGCGATCGCCTTCAGCCTGGATGGCGACGGCTACCCCCGCCAGCGCGCCGACTGGCCCGAGACCGTGCTGCAGCCGCGTGCGGGCGATGTGGTCTTCTTCCCGTCCTCGCTCTTCCACCGCACCCTGCCCTTCGACGGCGAGACCGAGCGCATCTGCATTGCCTTCGATCTGGCCCCCGCCTGA
- a CDS encoding CocE/NonD family hydrolase, producing MPRTASSVAHPAEPSAPRPAGDRMPPGRPRRAGLRRGLAGLGLLAATLPAWAADFGAALRIPGAQRPDLLLQRDASSAALPSCARLQGLAGGRHHRVQLISAQSGQPIVFELIEPKVFDCQRGHPLVLHGHGFGGSRTVDPAGTFLERLQAQGHAVISLDLRGFGESGGTVRVMDPNTDGRDLLQVLEWAETHLDFLAHDPQPGGGHNLVAGATGGSYGGMFQLLLHNLDAKRRLDALTPDITPHDLRDSLNPNGVIKTAWVALLVALGETGASQKLIGGLDPLIRETLVRGVATNTFPAGALPFFYYHSAKYFLDGLPAAQQTPMRFLGAGLSGSLGYDFPAVPPPPVSILFSQGMRDTLFNFNAGFANFQGYRARGGDVRLLSHEGGHILPGSGTVLGALAPLAPAQAALQASLGALGLSLPDTQAPAGPERCGRLDRLDATLAFLNEKLQPPAATPPSAAVAADLARLRSEVCLSLAPDQALWLSPARLAGANLVSARLPARSVPLAQGLTGAGSLVAPVFVPLSGLPADRRVLAGIGQLDLTLSAPLAALTPCVRARLGAAADPLLDLQLGCDPIVLVGWGARRGNGAPRLIDEQLTPLRGLKRHTLPMVGVAERLAPGETLGLLLHGAHLQYASSVSRDLLLPAVTVQGSVRVPLER from the coding sequence ATGCCCCGCACCGCATCGTCTGTCGCCCATCCTGCCGAGCCTTCGGCACCCCGCCCGGCCGGCGATCGCATGCCGCCCGGCCGGCCGCGACGCGCGGGCCTGCGCCGGGGGCTGGCGGGCCTGGGCCTGCTGGCTGCCACCCTGCCGGCGTGGGCGGCGGATTTCGGCGCGGCCCTGCGCATCCCTGGCGCGCAACGGCCCGACCTGCTGCTGCAACGCGATGCCAGCTCGGCCGCCCTGCCCTCCTGCGCGCGGCTGCAGGGCCTGGCGGGCGGGCGCCACCATCGCGTCCAGCTCATCTCGGCGCAAAGCGGCCAGCCCATCGTCTTCGAGCTGATCGAGCCCAAGGTCTTCGACTGCCAGCGCGGCCATCCGCTGGTGCTGCACGGCCACGGCTTCGGCGGCTCGCGCACGGTCGACCCGGCCGGCACCTTCCTCGAACGGCTGCAAGCCCAGGGCCATGCGGTGATCAGCCTGGACCTGCGCGGCTTCGGCGAAAGCGGCGGCACCGTGCGGGTGATGGACCCCAACACCGACGGCCGCGACCTGCTGCAGGTGCTGGAATGGGCCGAGACGCACCTGGACTTCCTCGCCCACGACCCCCAGCCCGGCGGCGGCCACAACCTGGTGGCCGGCGCCACCGGCGGCAGCTACGGCGGCATGTTCCAACTGCTGCTGCACAACCTGGATGCGAAGCGCCGCCTGGACGCCCTCACGCCCGACATCACCCCGCACGACCTGCGCGACAGCCTGAACCCGAACGGCGTCATCAAGACCGCCTGGGTCGCGCTGCTGGTGGCCCTGGGCGAGACAGGCGCCAGCCAGAAGCTGATCGGCGGCCTGGACCCGCTGATCCGCGAGACCCTGGTGCGCGGCGTGGCGACCAACACCTTCCCGGCCGGCGCCCTGCCCTTTTTCTACTACCACTCGGCCAAGTACTTCCTGGATGGCCTGCCGGCAGCGCAGCAGACGCCGATGCGCTTCCTCGGCGCCGGCCTGTCGGGCAGCCTGGGCTATGACTTTCCGGCCGTCCCGCCGCCGCCCGTCAGCATCCTGTTCAGCCAGGGCATGCGCGACACCCTGTTCAACTTCAACGCCGGCTTCGCCAACTTCCAGGGCTACCGCGCGCGTGGCGGCGACGTGCGACTGCTGAGCCACGAGGGCGGCCACATCCTGCCCGGCAGCGGCACCGTGCTGGGCGCGCTGGCGCCCCTCGCCCCGGCCCAGGCCGCGCTGCAGGCCAGCCTGGGCGCCCTGGGCCTGAGCCTGCCCGACACCCAGGCGCCCGCCGGCCCCGAGCGCTGCGGCCGGCTCGACCGCCTGGATGCCACCCTGGCCTTCCTGAACGAGAAGCTGCAACCGCCGGCCGCCACCCCGCCCAGCGCGGCCGTGGCCGCCGACCTGGCCCGGCTGCGCAGCGAGGTCTGCCTCTCCCTCGCCCCCGACCAGGCCCTGTGGCTGAGCCCCGCCCGCCTGGCCGGCGCCAACCTCGTGTCCGCCCGCCTGCCGGCGCGCAGCGTGCCGCTGGCGCAGGGCCTGACCGGCGCGGGCAGCCTGGTCGCGCCGGTCTTCGTGCCGCTGAGCGGCCTGCCGGCCGACCGCCGCGTCCTGGCCGGCATCGGCCAGCTCGACCTGACCCTGAGCGCGCCGCTGGCCGCGCTGACGCCCTGCGTGCGCGCCCGGCTTGGCGCCGCCGCCGACCCGCTGCTGGACTTGCAACTGGGCTGCGATCCCATCGTGCTCGTCGGCTGGGGCGCACGCCGCGGCAACGGCGCGCCGCGCCTGATCGACGAGCAGCTCACCCCCCTGCGCGGCCTGAAGCGCCACACCCTGCCGATGGTCGGCGTGGCCGAGCGCCTGGCCCCGGGCGAGACCCTGGGCCTGCTGCTG